In Primulina eburnea isolate SZY01 chromosome 14, ASM2296580v1, whole genome shotgun sequence, the following proteins share a genomic window:
- the LOC140812880 gene encoding non-specific lipid-transfer protein 1-like, with protein sequence MNSRVMVPVIAILAIVQFFVQPGYAITCGEVDVALIPCIPYLTGHDIDPTPGCCNGLKAIIAKVQTPADKRACCNCVKAAANRYPDLKDAVAQSLPAKCGVAMDIVISRNVDCDKLESQV encoded by the exons ATGAACTCCCGTGTCATGGTACCCGTAATCGCTATTCTTGCCATTGTCCAATTCTTTGTGCAGCCTGGATACGCTATCACTTGCGGTGAAGTTGATGTGGCTTTAATACCATGCATCCCTTACCTCACGGGACATGACATTGATCCAACTCCGGGATGTTGTAATGGCTTGAAAGCCATTATAGCGAAGGTCCAAACGCCAGCAGACAAAAGGGCCTGCTGCAACTGTGTTAAGGCTGCTGCTAACAGATACCCAGACCTGAAGGATGCGGTGGCTCAGAGTCTTCCGGCTAAGTGTGGGGTTGCAATGGACATTGTCATTTCTCGCAACGTCGACTGTGACAA GTTAGAAAGTCAAGTTTGA
- the LOC140813211 gene encoding uncharacterized protein isoform X2 has translation MALLEIFLFLCTVSVILSSRTVHSIPFVVFHGASESCEHGGVTHFTKVLSNWSGSPGYCIEIGNGIWDSWTVPFRKQTAIACKKVKKMGELSDGYNIIGLSQGNIVGRGVIEFCDGGPPVRNLISLAGPHAGIASVPFCGSTLVCILVDFLIQLAVYTDFVQEHLAPANYIKIPTDLSDYKDGCKFLPKLNNEFHQNPKYKERFSSLQNLVLIMFEKDSVLVPKETSWFGYFPDNSWDTLLSAQQTTLYTEDWIGLKKLDEAGRVKFVKASGSHLEISYDEIEEHIFPYLLENSTARHRSSKLSHLRLLSGHDKNTIKLY, from the exons ATGGCCCTCttggaaatatttttatttctatGTACAGTTTCGGTTATTTTGTCCTCAAGAACTGTTCATTCAATCCCCTTCGTTGTATTTCACG GAGCCTCTGAGAGTTGCGAGCATGGAGGAGTCACTCATTTCACCAAGGTTTTGAGTAACTGGTCTGGTTCACCGGGCTATTGCAT AGAAATTGGAAATGGTATTTGGGATTCTTGGACAGTGCCATTTCGAAAGCAG ACTGCCATTGCTTGCAAAAAG GTGAAGAAAATGGGTGAGCTGAGTGATGGCTACAACATTATCGGGCTTTCGCAG GGTAATATAGTTGGCAGAGGAGTCATCGAGTTCTGTGACGGAGGACCTCCT GTGAGGAATCTTATTTCTCTGGCAGGTCCACATGCCGGGATTGCCTCTGTTCCCTTCTGTGGA TCTACTTTGGTTTGCATTCTCGTGGACTTTTTGATCCAGTTGGCAGTGTATACCGACTTTGTCCAG GAACATTTGGCACCGGCTAACTACATTAAAATTCCAACT GATTTAAGTGACTACAAGGATGGATGCAAGTTCCTTCCCAAGCTAAATAATGAATTTCACCAGAATCCCAAGTACAAGGAGCGGTTTTCTAGCTTGCAGAATTTGGTACTTATAATG TTCGAGAAAGATAGCGTTTTAGTGCCGAAAGAGACCTCTTGGTTTGGGTACTTTCCAGACAATTCGTGGGACACTCTTTTGTCCGCACAGCAG ACAACCCTCTATACCGAAGATTGGATAGGCCTGAAAAAGCTGGATGAAGCTGGGAGAGTTAAGTTTGTGAAAGCATCTGGAAGCCATCTTGAAATCTCTTATGATgaaattgaagaacacatatttcCATACTTGTTGGAGAATTCGACTGCGCGACACAGATCATCAAAACTCTCTCATTTGAGGCTCTTGTCTGGACATGACAAGAATACAATCAAGCTGTACTGA
- the LOC140813211 gene encoding uncharacterized protein isoform X1, with protein MALLEIFLFLCTVSVILSSRTVHSIPFVVFHGEFGAFQSLVYTFMGASESCEHGGVTHFTKVLSNWSGSPGYCIEIGNGIWDSWTVPFRKQTAIACKKVKKMGELSDGYNIIGLSQGNIVGRGVIEFCDGGPPVRNLISLAGPHAGIASVPFCGSTLVCILVDFLIQLAVYTDFVQEHLAPANYIKIPTDLSDYKDGCKFLPKLNNEFHQNPKYKERFSSLQNLVLIMFEKDSVLVPKETSWFGYFPDNSWDTLLSAQQTTLYTEDWIGLKKLDEAGRVKFVKASGSHLEISYDEIEEHIFPYLLENSTARHRSSKLSHLRLLSGHDKNTIKLY; from the exons ATGGCCCTCttggaaatatttttatttctatGTACAGTTTCGGTTATTTTGTCCTCAAGAACTGTTCATTCAATCCCCTTCGTTGTATTTCACG GCGAATTTGGTGCTTTTCAGTCGCTTGTTTATACTTTTATGG GAGCCTCTGAGAGTTGCGAGCATGGAGGAGTCACTCATTTCACCAAGGTTTTGAGTAACTGGTCTGGTTCACCGGGCTATTGCAT AGAAATTGGAAATGGTATTTGGGATTCTTGGACAGTGCCATTTCGAAAGCAG ACTGCCATTGCTTGCAAAAAG GTGAAGAAAATGGGTGAGCTGAGTGATGGCTACAACATTATCGGGCTTTCGCAG GGTAATATAGTTGGCAGAGGAGTCATCGAGTTCTGTGACGGAGGACCTCCT GTGAGGAATCTTATTTCTCTGGCAGGTCCACATGCCGGGATTGCCTCTGTTCCCTTCTGTGGA TCTACTTTGGTTTGCATTCTCGTGGACTTTTTGATCCAGTTGGCAGTGTATACCGACTTTGTCCAG GAACATTTGGCACCGGCTAACTACATTAAAATTCCAACT GATTTAAGTGACTACAAGGATGGATGCAAGTTCCTTCCCAAGCTAAATAATGAATTTCACCAGAATCCCAAGTACAAGGAGCGGTTTTCTAGCTTGCAGAATTTGGTACTTATAATG TTCGAGAAAGATAGCGTTTTAGTGCCGAAAGAGACCTCTTGGTTTGGGTACTTTCCAGACAATTCGTGGGACACTCTTTTGTCCGCACAGCAG ACAACCCTCTATACCGAAGATTGGATAGGCCTGAAAAAGCTGGATGAAGCTGGGAGAGTTAAGTTTGTGAAAGCATCTGGAAGCCATCTTGAAATCTCTTATGATgaaattgaagaacacatatttcCATACTTGTTGGAGAATTCGACTGCGCGACACAGATCATCAAAACTCTCTCATTTGAGGCTCTTGTCTGGACATGACAAGAATACAATCAAGCTGTACTGA
- the LOC140813034 gene encoding protein argonaute 16 — protein sequence MESPTLPPNANLQQAVPKRSIIDRTGFGTSGRPISLLANHFKVSLRCPNEIFYQYNVSISSEDNGVVDSKGIGRKITEKLYQTYSSEFAGKTFAYDGEKCLYTVGPLPQNKLEFTVILEESIAKQPRSPSDYGGGSGSGKRSKHSLRSKAFKVEISYAAKIPLKSISLALQGAEAENVQDGLRVLDIILRQKAANKGCLLVRQSFFHDDTRTFCDVGGGVTAVKGFYSSFRPTHGGLSLNMDVSSTMILKPGPVLDFLLANQNLKDRRNIDWEKAKRMLKNLRVKARHNNREFKIIGLSEKPCEQQFFSLKVKNGGNARDDGETLEITVFDYFVKHRGLEITFSAYMPCLDVGKPKRPNYLPLELCSLVSLQRYKKALSGMQRASLIEQSRQKPPERIRVVTDAVRNYHYDDDPLLVSCGISIEKQLTQVDGRVLDVPKLKVGNGEDFFPRNGRWNFNNKKLLNPCRIECWSLVNFSARCDTSHLSRELINCGRNKGIHIERPYTIIEEDPQCSRASPFIRVERMFEQIMAKLPGPPEFLLCVLPERKNSAIYGPWKKKCLTNLGIVTQCTCPSKINDQYLTNLLLKINSKLGGTNSLLALEHSRSLPLINDKPTLIIGMDVSHGSPGQSDIPSIAAVVGSRSWPLISRYRAAVRTQSPKVEMIESLYKPLANGEDDGIIRELLLDFYQTSNKQKPSQIIVFRDGVSESQFSQVLNIELDQIVKAYQHLGEVDVPKFTVMVAQKRHHTQLFQASAPENVPPGTVVDTKVVHPRNYDFYMCAHAGMMGTSRPAHYHVLLNEIGFPPDDLQNLLHSLSYVYQRSTTAISIVAPICYAHLAAQQVGQFLKFEDSSETSSGQKNMSTAGSIPVPQLPRLHSKVAGSMFFC from the exons ATGGAATCGCCCACTTTACCACCAAATGCAAATTTACAACAAGCTGTGCCTAAGAGGTCTATAATTGACCGAACTGGATTCGGTACTTCCGGGCGACCCATCTCTTTACTCGCAAATCACTTCAAAGTCTCACTCAGATGTccaaatgaaatattttaccaGTACAAT GTTTCTATTAGTTCCGAGGATAATGGAGTGGTTGACAGCAAAGGGATTGGGAGGAAGATCACCGAAAAACTTTACCAAACATACTCTTCTGAATTTGCTGGGAAGACATTTGCTTATGATGGGGAAAAATGTCTGTATACAGTGGGGCCGTTGCCACAGAACAAGTTGGAATTTACTGTGATTCTCGAGGAATCTATTGCCAAGCA ACCTAGGAGCCCTTCTGATTATGGAGGTGGAAGTGGGTCTGGGAAAAGATCAAAGCACTCTCTAAGGTCGAAGGCTTTTAAAGTAGAGATCAGTTATGCTGCTAAAATACCTTTGAAGTCCATCTCTCTTGCCCTTCAAGGAGCTGAAGCAGAAAACGTGCAAGATGGTCTGAGGGTCCTAGACATCATATTGAGACAGAAAGCAGCTAATAA AGGCTGCCTTTTGGTTCGGCAATCATTCTTTCATGATGACACACGGACGTTCTGTGATGTTGGAGGAGGTGTGACTGCCGTGAAAGGGTTCTATTCTAGCTTTCGTCCTACTCATGGTGGTTTATCTCTAAACATGG ATGTATCCTCAACAATGATCTTGAAGCCAGGACCTGTTTTGGATTTCCTTCTTGCTAACCAGAATTTGAAGGATCGGCGCAATATTGACTGGGAAAAG GCCAAAAGGATGCTCAAGAATCTGAGGGTTAAGGCCAGACATAACAACAGGGAGTTCAAAATTATAGGTTTGAGTGAGAAGCCATGTGAACAGCAGTT TTTTTCATTGAAAGTGAAAAATGGTGGTAATGCCAGAGATGATGGGGAGACTTTGGAGATCACTGTATTTGACTACTTTGTGAAACATCGTGGTCTAGAAATAACATTTTCAGCAtacatgccatgccttgatgtTGGAAAACCAAAACGACCAAACTATTTGCCTTTGGAg CTATGTTCTCTAGTCTCTCTTCAAAGATACAAAAAAGCATTGTCAGGAATGCAGAGAGCATCCTTAATTGAACAATCAAGGCAGAAACCTCCAGAGAGAATTCGAGTTGTCACTGAT GCTGTGAGAAACTATCATTATGATGATGATCCACTCCTAGTTTCTTGCGGCATTTCAATTGAAAAGCAGCTTACTCAAGTTGATGGACGTGTCCTCGATGTGCCAAAG TTGAAGGTTGGAAATGGTGAAGATTTCTTTCCCCGCAATGGACGGTGGAACTTTAATAACAAG AAACTTTTAAATCCCTGCCGGATTGAGTGTTGGTCCCTTGTTAATTTCTCTGCTCGTTGTGATACTAGTCATCTTTCTCGGGAGCTTATCAACTGTGGAAGGAACAAGGGCATT CATATTGAACGTCCATATACAATAATTGAGGAAGATCCACAATGTAGCAGAGCTAGCCCTTTTATACGTGTAGAAAGGATGTTTGAACAGATTATGGCTAAACTACCTGGTCCGCCTGAGTTTCTGCTTTGCGTCTTACCAGAACGGAAAAACTCTGCCATATATG GACCATGGAAGAAAAAATGTCTGACTAACTTGGGTATTGTTACCCAATGCACGTGTCCTTCCAAGATCAACGACCAATACTTGACCAACTTACTTCTCAAGATCAATTCCAAG CTAGGGGGGACCAATTCTCTGTTAGCACTTGAACATTCACGAAGTCTGCCACTCATTAACGATAAGCCAACCTTGATTATTGGAATGGATGTTTCACATGGTTCTCCTGGTCAATCAGATATTCCATCCATAGCTGCT GTTGTCGGATCCCGTAGTTGGCCATTAATATCCAGATATAGAGCAGCAGTGCGAACTCAATCACCAAAGGTGGAGATGATTGAATCTTTATATAAGCCACTGGCAAATGGGGAAGATGACGGCATTATCCG GGAACTGCTCTTGGATTTCTATCAAACCAGTAACAAGCAGAAACCAAGTCAGATAATTGTTTTCAG GGATGGTGTGAGTGAGTCGCAATTTTCTCAGGTGCTGAACATCGAACTGGATCAAATAGTTAAG GCTTACCAACATCTTGGTGAGGTCGACGTTCCAAAATTCACCGTTATGGTGGCTCAAAAGAGACACCATACACAGCTATTTCAAGCTTCGGCTCCCGAAAACGTTCCGCCTG GTACCGTTGTGGACACTAAAGTTGTACATCcaagaaattatgatttttacatGTGTGCTCATGCAGGGATGATG GGAACTTCTCGGCCAGCCCATTATCATGTCTTACTTAATGAGATTGGTTTCCCTCCTGATGATCTGCAAAATCTTCTCCATTCACTATCATATGT ATACCAAAGGAGTACTACTGCTATTTCCATAG TTGCACCCATATGTTATGCACATCTCGCGGCCCAACAAGTAGGACAGTTCCTGAAGTTTGAAGATTCATCTGAAACTTCGTCTGGACAGAAAAATATGTCGACGGCAGGAAGCATCCCAGTGCCCCAGTTGCCCCGGCTGCACAGCAAAGTCGCTGGATCCATGTTCTTTTGCTGA